One window of Magallana gigas chromosome 2, xbMagGiga1.1, whole genome shotgun sequence genomic DNA carries:
- the LOC117681481 gene encoding uncharacterized protein, protein MRPKSRCWYIGGPMNKVTIPDSEEINKLKMKVALFILVVLPLVFCAPSEIDRRWLIDVHAVVDQLKHLITPDMTESACTTVCESVISGIGLLVCPSACNILVSSLNGK, encoded by the exons ATGCGACCTAAGTCCAGGTGCTGGTATATAGGAGGCCCAATGAACAAAGTGACCATTCCTGACAGTGAAGAAATCAACAAg CTCAAGATGAAGGTGGCCCTCTTTATTCTGGTTGTCCTCCCCCTGGTGTTCTGTGCTCCCTCAGAGATAGACAGACGATGGCTGATCGATG TTCACGCCGTAGTTGATCAACTGAAGCACCTCATCACCCCAGACATGACCGAGTCTGCCTGTACCACTGTCTGCGAGTCCGTTATTTCCGGAATAGGATTGTTGGTGTGTCCCAGTGCTTGTAACAT TTTGGTTTCTTCACTGAACGgaaaataa